The Kocuria flava nucleotide sequence CGGGATCGGGCAGGACGGGAACGAGGCGAGGACCTCGGCCACGAGCCGGCGCCCTTGCTCGGGGCGAGCATGGTAGACGGCTCGGAGCTTCTGATAGCAGTGCCAGGCCACAGTGACCTCGTGGTGCGGGTCCCCGGCCACCAGCTTCGCGTTCAGACGGGTGATCTGCTTGGGCGTGAGATGCTCGGCGCCGATCTGCAGGGTGCGCCGGATGCCGTAGAGCGGGTCCCCTGCCCTGCCGCGGTGGCCCAGGGTGTCCTGCTGCACGCGGCGACGCACCTCATCGACGACCTGCCCGCCGAGCTTGACCACATGGAACGCGTCGAGCACCGTGATCGCCTCCGGCAACTCGTCGCGGATCGCGTTGGCGTAGCCGTGGAACGGGTCCAGTGTGGCCGTGCGAATCCCGCTCGTGAACCCCAGGCCCTGGGTGGTGAGCCAGTCGGCGTAGACGGTTCCGGTGCGGCCCTTCACCAGGTCGAGCAGTCGCGCTCTGGGGCGGCCGTTCTCGTCGCGGGAGTGGTCCACGATCCCGGTGATGAGCCCGGTCCCGGGTGGACCCACATGGGACCAGACGTGCTCATCAACCCCCAGTGCGTCCACCCCTGCCAGCCGATCGGGCCGCTCGAGGGCTTCCTCGATCAGCGGCTTGGCGGCGTCCCACAGGGTGTGCCAGTCCACCCCAAGCATCTCGGCCAGGGCCGAGACGGCGATGTCGTGGGAACGCAGCTGCGCCACGGCCCAGGTGATGGCCCGGCGAGTCAGTTTCGCCCGCGGGGAGGCCAGCTCGTGGACCTCGCTGAACGTCATCACCTCGCAGGCGTCCTCCGGGCACCGGTAGATCCGCTTGCGCCAGAGCAGACGCACCGGCGCCCCGAAGCAGGGCAGATCGTGGACGAGGACCGACCGGCGACCCTTGGAAGCGGCTACGACCCCACACTGCGGGCATCCGGTCGGGCCCGGGGCGGTGGCCACGCCCAGCAGCAGCCCGTCCTCGGTCCTCACGACGGACTCGACGTGGATGCCGTCCACGCCCAGCATCGCGTCCGCGCGGACGCACCACCGCTCGGTGCAAGCAGACACGGCAAGGTCAGGGTCGGTACTCTCAGGCATGTCGGGGCTTTCTTCGGACGGGTTTGCTTGGTCGCTTCCCATCCAAGGAAGCCCTGACGCCTACCCGGTTCCCGACACGCCGAGAGCCCTGCTCACGGTGACGAGCCCAGCCCCCTCACCCCGCTCAAATCCGAAGGGCCGTGAAACCTCCGGTCGACATTTCCCGGAGCAGGAAAGGGAACACGACCTGTCCGGGAAAGCGGAAACAGGCCAGTCGCAATCTACCGCTGCAGCAATATGTATAAACGGCTGAATTCTTGGGCCCCACTTTTGTCCTTCGCGGGTTTAGACAGAATTCGATCAGTACTTGCGCAGGTCTACCCGCGGCTGTCCCGTCCACTCCGACCGCAGGAGCGCGGAGATGTCGTGGAGCAGCTCGGTCAGCTCGTCCGAACCAGGACCGAGGGCTCGTACGATGAGGCCTGGCACGGGTAACGGTGAGACGCCGCAGCGCAGTCCCGGCATCCGGCTCTCGGCCGTGGTGAGCCGAGTGTGAACCCGTTCGATGAGCCCCCGATCCGCGCGAGGGTCCACGACCAGCAGGGAGCCGAGATGGCTATGGCCTTCCAGGAAGCCGAGCTCGGCCACGGCGTCTTCTCCTGGGCGCAAACGGAGGTTGTCGAGAACCACCGTGTGCCCGCCCATCACGACTTCGGTGCGCAGTACGACGCTGCGGTACCGGAAAGAAGTCCCGTCGGGTGCCCAGCCGGGGGTGACCACCTCGCCCGCCATGAAGCAGGCCGTGGGATCCATCTTGACCATGGTGTGCTGAACGTAGTCGGCGTTCGCGTAGGCGATGAGCTGGTCCGGCAGGTACTCGAGTACCGCGTCCGGGCCGAGCGTGAACCGCACGTCCTGCCGGGCCGGGGCGACCGGGGTGCGGTAGACCTTGGTCGCGGACTGGGTGGTGACCAGGGCGGTGCCGGCGGCCTCCACCGCGACGTCCAGCTCGTAGTGGTCCCCGCCGAGGTAGCCTCCGCCGGGATTGACGACGACGAAGCACGGCTGTCCTGACCCGTCCAGGTGGTGCGGGCGCAGCACGCGCAGGGCACCGGTGTGGAACTGGTGGACGGCCACGGTCCGCTCTCCGCGAGGTGCGAGGATCAGCTCGAGCCGGCCGGTCGGGGCCGCGGTTGGTGGCGCGGCTGACCCACCGGCCGCGGTGACGGTCACTGGGCCATGTCCAGCATCAGGACGTCGTGGCGGATCCACTCGAGAATCCGATCGAGGCCCTCGTCTGTGCGCAGGTTCGTGAAGCAGAACGGCCGGTCCTTGCGGAACACCGCGGAGTCCGCGGCCATGACGTCGAGGTCAGCGCCGACGTGCGGGGCGAGGTCGGTTTTGTTGATCACGAACAGGTCGGATTTGATCATGCCCTGCCCGGCCTTCCGGGGAATCTTTTCGCCCTGGGCCACGTCGATGATGTAGATCGAGAAGTCGACCAGCTCGGGGCTGAACGTGGCGGAGAGGTTGTCCCCGCCGGACTCGACGAACACGATCTGCAGGTCCGGGTGCTCCCGGCACAGCTGCTCGATCGCGGCCTCGTTCATGGAGGTGTCTTCACGGATCGCGGTGTGCGGGCAGCCGCCGGTCTCGATGCCCACGATCCGGTCCAGGGGCAGCACGCCGTTGCGGGCGAGGATCTTGGCGTCCTCGATCGTGTAGATGTCGTTGGTGATCGCGGCCATCGAGACCTCGTCGATCAGCGCCCGGGTGACCCGCTCCACGAGCTGGGTCTTGCCGGCGCCCACGGGCCCGCCCACCCCGATACGCACCGGTCCGCGGCCGGTCGGTGTGGAGGAGGTGATGGTGGGGACTGTGGTCATGGAGAGCTCCTGGGTCGGTGTTGTCGGTCGGGTGGGTCAGGACATGAACATGCGGGCCCGCTGCCAGGCGTGACGCATCTGAGCGATCTCCAGGCCGGGGCTGGTCGCCCCGAACTCGTCGTCGGACATGCACCCGATCCGCTCGACGCCGCGGGCGACGTCGTCGTGCAGGGCACGCAGGACACGCTGGCCCGCGTTCTGGCCGATGGGGATGCCTCGCACGGCGTTCTGGGTCAGGGAGGTCACGGTCGAGAACAGGTATGCACCGGCCAGCTGCTCCCAGGCCACGCCCAGCTCGGTGCCCACGAGGGCGAAAGCCACGGCCGGGTTGCCCCGGCTCGTTCCCGCCCGCAGCCGGTTCGCGTAGCTCAGCAGCCGCGGGGAGGGAAAGTTCTCCGCCCCGATCTCGGTCATCCGCTGTCCCATCGCAGCCGCGGCGTCGCGCACCTGGACGGGCAGGGCCTGGGCGGCCAGCAGGTCGTCGGCGCGCCACACGGCCTCGTCGTCGGGCGCCGTGGCGACCGCTCGGACGGCCCAGCCCTCAGCGGGCACCACTTGGTGGTGCAGGCAGTGGCGTATCCAGGCCAGGAAACTCGGTTCGTCGTGGACCGTGCCCTCGTCGATGTAGGTCTCGAGGCCCAGGGAATGGGCGAACATGCCTGTGGGCAGCGCGGAGTCGCACAGTTGCAGGACGGCGAGCATCCCGGCGGTTCCCGCGGTGCTGCCCGAGATGCGCTCAGTGGGTGTGCTCTGCATGGCGGAACGGGGCCTCCATCTGCCGTTCGACGCGCGCGTAGCGGACTCCGGCCCTCTCCAGGAAGGCTTCGGCCGTGTGGTCGTACTGGACCAGCAGAAGACCATCGTGTTCCGGCAGCTCCGGGATCTCGGTTTCGGGACCCAGGAACTGGGCGGGCAGGTGCCGGTTGCCCAGGGAGTGCGCCACGAAACCCATCTGCTCGATCGTGGCCGGGGCGACAACCAGGACGTCGGTGGGCAGGGAGGAGATCACCACGGCGTTGGCGCCCTCCCGGTGCAAGATGTCCCCGTCCCTGAGCTCCTGCCGCTGCGCGAGACGGATCCCCACCTCGGTGCCGTGGTCGGTCACGACCCGTTGGACGCGCTTGCGCAACGCGGTCCCGGACAGGGCGATCCGCTCCAGGTGCAGACCGGAGCGCTCCTGCTCGGTCAGCTCGGCCAGGTTGCCGATCACGGTGTCGACGATCACGGGGCGATTCCTTTCGAAGTGTTCTCAGGGGTCGGGACAGGATCAGAACAGGAAGTAGCGCTGGGCCATGGCCAGCTCCTCGGCGGGCTCGCAGGTGGCGAGGACCCCGTCCACCCGAACCTCGTAGGTCTGCGGGTCCACCTCGATCACCGGCGTCGCGTGGTTGTGCCGCATGTCCTTCTTGGACAGCCCGCGGATCCCACCCACCGGCAGGACACGCTTGCGCAGCCCCAGCCGCTCACCGACGCCAGCCTCGACGGCGGCACCGGACATGAAGGTGATGGAGTTCGCGTGCGGGGCGGTGCCCTTGGCCCCGAAGGCGTCGCGCATCAGCTGGGGCTGGGGGGTGGGGATCGAGGCGTTGGGGTCGCCCATCAGGGAGTGCACGATCTGCCCGCCCTTGAGTACCGCGTGCGGCTTCACCCCGAAGAACACTGGGTCCCACAGCACGAGATCGGCGAACTTGCCGGTCTCGACCGAGCCCACGACGTCGGCGATCCCGTGGGCGATCGCGGGGTTGATCGTGTACTTGGCCACGTAGCGCCTCAACCGGGCGTTGTCCCCGCGGCCCGTCTCCTCCGGCAGAGGGCCGGTACGCCGCTTCATCTGGTCGGCCAGCTGCCAGGTGCGCAGCACCACCTCGCCCACGCGGCCCATCGCCTGGGAGTCCGAGGACGTCATGGAGAAGACACCGAGATCGTGCAGGACGTCCTCGGCGGCGATCGTCTCAGGCCGGATCCGGGAGTCGGCGAAGGCCACGTCCTCGGGGATGTCCGGGTTGAGGTGGTGGCAAACCATGAGCATGTCCAGGTGCTCCTCGGCCGTGTTGCGCGTGTAGGGCAGCGTGGGGTTCGTGGAGGAGGGCAGGACGTGGGAGAGGGAAGCGATGCGGATGATGTCCGGGGCGTGGCCGCCTCCGGCGCCCTCGGTGTGGAACGTGTGGATCACCCGGCCCGCGATGGCGGCCATCGTGTCCTCGAGGAACCCGCACTCGTTGAGGGTGTCGGTGTGAATGGCCACCTGCACGTCGAACTCGTCGGCGACGGACAGCGCGGTGTCAATCGCCGAGGTCGTGGCACCCCAGTCCTCGTGGATCTTCAGGCCTGCGGCCCCAGCTCGGATCTGCTCCGCCAGCGGTTCGCGGGCGGAGGCGTGGCCCTTGCCGAGCAGGCCGAAGTTCATGGGGTAATCGTCGAGTGCCCGGAACATCCGATCCAGGTGCCACGCTCCGGGAGTGATCGTGGTGGCGTTGGAGCCCTCGGCCGGGCCCGTGCCACCGCCGAACATCGTGGTGATCCCCGAGGACAGGGCGGTGCCGATCTGGTCGGCGCCGATGAAGTGGATGTGGGAGTCGACGCCGCCTGCGGTGAGGATACGCCCCTCGCCGGCGATCACCTCGGTGGAGGCCCCGATCAGGATGTCGACGCCGTCCATGATGTCCGGGTTGCCGGCTTTGCCGATCGCGCTGATGTGCCCGTCCCGCAGGCCCACATCCGCCTTGTAGATCCCTGAGGCGTCCAGGACCACGGCGTTGGTGATCACGGTGTCCACCACGCCGTCGTCCCGGGTGAGCCGGCCGTTGTGGCCCATGCCGTCCCGGATCACCTTGCCGCCGCCGAAGACCGCCTCGTCTCCGGGGACCGTGAGGTCGCGCTCCACCTCGAGGAACAACTCGGTGTCAGCCAGACGCACCAGGTCTCCGGTGGTAGGCCCGTAGAGGCTCGTGTACTGGGCGCGGGACATCTCGTGGCTCATGCCTGCTCCCCTTCGGGCGCCGGGGCGGTGGATGCCCCAGCGGGCGGGTCCAGGGGACCGTTCACCCGGTTCGCCAGGCCGTGCACCTCGCGGCGCCCGGCCAGGCCCACGAGGCGCACCCGCTTGCGGTCGCCGGGCTCGAACCGCACCGCAGTGCCCGCCGGGATGTCGAGGCGGAAACCATGGGCGGTGTCCCGGTCGAACTCCAGCTGCGGGTTGACCTCGGCGAAGTGGAAGTGAGAGCCCACCTGCACAGGGCGGTCGCCGCGGTTGACCACGTCGACCTGCACGGTGGGCCGGCCCGCGTTGATCACCACCGGATCAGGTCCAAGGACGTACTCTCCAGGGATCACAGCAGCTCCTCGTCTCGACGCGGTTGGGTCAGCGGATGGGGTCATGCACGGTGACGAGCTTGGTGCCGTCCGGGAAGGTTGCCTCGATCTGAACGGAGTGAACCATCTCGGGCACCCCCTCCATGACGTCTTCACGGGACAGCAAAGTGGAACCCCACGACATGAGCTCGGCCACGGTTCGGCCGTCCCGGGCGCCTTCGAGCAGCTCCGCGGTGATCAGGGCAACGGCCTCCGGGTGGTTGAGCTTCAGCCCCCGCTCCCGGCGGCGGCGAGCCAGGTCCCCGGCGACGACGATCAACAGCTTCTCCTGCTCACGGGGTGTCAGGTGCACGGTTGTCCTTCAGGTGGTGGGAGCGGTGGGATCAAGCGGGGCAAGTTGCCGCACGAGAGCGAGACGAGCGGAGTGTCACCAGCAGCAGCAGCCACGCCGAGGCACCCGTCAGCGCCCATCCCAGAACCCCGACCGGAGCGGTCGGCCACCCCGTGGACTCCCCGTATCCGGCCAGGACGCTACCGGCGAAGGGATGGGTTCCGGAGGTGTCGACGAAGGAGTAGGCCATCGCCACGGACTCCAGTCCGTCGGGGGCGGAGGAGGCCACACCGGACAGGACAGCGGCGCAGACCAATCCCGCGCCGACCAGGCCCAGGACCCCGCGCGGCTGCGCCGACCCGACAAAAGCGCGCTCATCAGCGGCGGCCAGACCCGGAGCCAGCGCCATGACAAAGGCCAGGACCGACACGGAAATCACTGCCTCCCCGACCCCGATCAAGGCGTGGACGCCGAGCATGGATCCCAGGAGATCACCGGCCGGCACCGACGTAGCGCCGCCGAGGAGATAGAGCCCGCAGAACACCAGCGCAGCCGCCGGCACCGAGATCAGCGCGCCCAGTCCCGCACCGAGCAACGGCGACGGTCGTGCGGCCACACGGTCGACCAGGCCCATGACGGCGGCCGTGCAGCCGACCCCCAGGAGAGCCATGAGCGCCACGTTCGTGCCCAGCGCGGTGAGCCCGCCGTCGGCGAAGACCAGGCACTGGACGACCAGCACCATCGTGACCGAGAGGATCCCCCGCCACGGTCCCAACAGGGCCGCGGCCAGGGCAGCGCCCATGAGGTGACCGCTGGTGCCCGGCAGCACCGCGTAGTTGACCATCTGGGCCGCGAAGACGAATCCAGTCACCGCTGCACCGAAGGTGAGGTCGTGCCGGGACCTCTCGCCGCCGGCCCGCCACGCCGCGACTGCGACGCTGGTGGCGGCGACCGCCGCTGTCGTCAAAGACACTGCGGGATCAAGAAGATGATCAGGAACGTGCACGGGAATCAGCCGCCTTCCGGAAGGACCGTCTTGCGGGCTGGTGACGCGACCCGCACTGCCGGAAGCATGACAAGGCCGTATTACGGGTCTGTGTCGTCAGCGTTTTCTCGATGTATCACGCCGTGCGTCGGGTCACAGACCGCTGCGGTGGTGCGGACCGGAGGGCCGCACCACCGCAGAATGTGCACAACCCGGACTAGGACGTCTGGGCAGGCAGCACGTACCGCCCGGTTTTGTCGGTCGCCAGGGCGAGTGAGGAGATGTACTGCTTCTCCCCGTGCGGTCCGGGCTCGGCAGAGAGCATCATGTCCGGGCGCTCGAACTCCAGGCCGCTGACGTGACACATGAGCTTGACGTCAGAGGGGTTGCCGTCGGCGTCGAACATCGGCAGATCGATGCCGTCGTCGATGCGCCGCAGGTAGTACTTCCCACGGGTGGCCACAGC carries:
- a CDS encoding urease accessory protein UreE: MIVDTVIGNLAELTEQERSGLHLERIALSGTALRKRVQRVVTDHGTEVGIRLAQRQELRDGDILHREGANAVVISSLPTDVLVVAPATIEQMGFVAHSLGNRHLPAQFLGPETEIPELPEHDGLLLVQYDHTAEAFLERAGVRYARVERQMEAPFRHAEHTH
- a CDS encoding ISL3 family transposase, with amino-acid sequence MPESTDPDLAVSACTERWCVRADAMLGVDGIHVESVVRTEDGLLLGVATAPGPTGCPQCGVVAASKGRRSVLVHDLPCFGAPVRLLWRKRIYRCPEDACEVMTFSEVHELASPRAKLTRRAITWAVAQLRSHDIAVSALAEMLGVDWHTLWDAAKPLIEEALERPDRLAGVDALGVDEHVWSHVGPPGTGLITGIVDHSRDENGRPRARLLDLVKGRTGTVYADWLTTQGLGFTSGIRTATLDPFHGYANAIRDELPEAITVLDAFHVVKLGGQVVDEVRRRVQQDTLGHRGRAGDPLYGIRRTLQIGAEHLTPKQITRLNAKLVAGDPHHEVTVAWHCYQKLRAVYHARPEQGRRLVAEVLASFPSCPIPEIARLGRTLRRWRAAILAYFDTAGASNGPVEAVNGVIETMRRVARGFRNFDNYRLRALLAAGGHRPWRNSAAPA
- a CDS encoding urease subunit gamma, whose product is MHLTPREQEKLLIVVAGDLARRRRERGLKLNHPEAVALITAELLEGARDGRTVAELMSWGSTLLSREDVMEGVPEMVHSVQIEATFPDGTKLVTVHDPIR
- a CDS encoding energy-coupling factor ABC transporter permease; this encodes MHVPDHLLDPAVSLTTAAVAATSVAVAAWRAGGERSRHDLTFGAAVTGFVFAAQMVNYAVLPGTSGHLMGAALAAALLGPWRGILSVTMVLVVQCLVFADGGLTALGTNVALMALLGVGCTAAVMGLVDRVAARPSPLLGAGLGALISVPAAALVFCGLYLLGGATSVPAGDLLGSMLGVHALIGVGEAVISVSVLAFVMALAPGLAAADERAFVGSAQPRGVLGLVGAGLVCAAVLSGVASSAPDGLESVAMAYSFVDTSGTHPFAGSVLAGYGESTGWPTAPVGVLGWALTGASAWLLLLVTLRSSRSRAATCPA
- the ureG gene encoding urease accessory protein UreG, producing MTTVPTITSSTPTGRGPVRIGVGGPVGAGKTQLVERVTRALIDEVSMAAITNDIYTIEDAKILARNGVLPLDRIVGIETGGCPHTAIREDTSMNEAAIEQLCREHPDLQIVFVESGGDNLSATFSPELVDFSIYIIDVAQGEKIPRKAGQGMIKSDLFVINKTDLAPHVGADLDVMAADSAVFRKDRPFCFTNLRTDEGLDRILEWIRHDVLMLDMAQ
- a CDS encoding urease accessory protein UreF, translating into MQSTPTERISGSTAGTAGMLAVLQLCDSALPTGMFAHSLGLETYIDEGTVHDEPSFLAWIRHCLHHQVVPAEGWAVRAVATAPDDEAVWRADDLLAAQALPVQVRDAAAAMGQRMTEIGAENFPSPRLLSYANRLRAGTSRGNPAVAFALVGTELGVAWEQLAGAYLFSTVTSLTQNAVRGIPIGQNAGQRVLRALHDDVARGVERIGCMSDDEFGATSPGLEIAQMRHAWQRARMFMS
- a CDS encoding urease accessory protein UreD — encoded protein: MAVHQFHTGALRVLRPHHLDGSGQPCFVVVNPGGGYLGGDHYELDVAVEAAGTALVTTQSATKVYRTPVAPARQDVRFTLGPDAVLEYLPDQLIAYANADYVQHTMVKMDPTACFMAGEVVTPGWAPDGTSFRYRSVVLRTEVVMGGHTVVLDNLRLRPGEDAVAELGFLEGHSHLGSLLVVDPRADRGLIERVHTRLTTAESRMPGLRCGVSPLPVPGLIVRALGPGSDELTELLHDISALLRSEWTGQPRVDLRKY
- the ureC gene encoding urease subunit alpha, whose product is MSHEMSRAQYTSLYGPTTGDLVRLADTELFLEVERDLTVPGDEAVFGGGKVIRDGMGHNGRLTRDDGVVDTVITNAVVLDASGIYKADVGLRDGHISAIGKAGNPDIMDGVDILIGASTEVIAGEGRILTAGGVDSHIHFIGADQIGTALSSGITTMFGGGTGPAEGSNATTITPGAWHLDRMFRALDDYPMNFGLLGKGHASAREPLAEQIRAGAAGLKIHEDWGATTSAIDTALSVADEFDVQVAIHTDTLNECGFLEDTMAAIAGRVIHTFHTEGAGGGHAPDIIRIASLSHVLPSSTNPTLPYTRNTAEEHLDMLMVCHHLNPDIPEDVAFADSRIRPETIAAEDVLHDLGVFSMTSSDSQAMGRVGEVVLRTWQLADQMKRRTGPLPEETGRGDNARLRRYVAKYTINPAIAHGIADVVGSVETGKFADLVLWDPVFFGVKPHAVLKGGQIVHSLMGDPNASIPTPQPQLMRDAFGAKGTAPHANSITFMSGAAVEAGVGERLGLRKRVLPVGGIRGLSKKDMRHNHATPVIEVDPQTYEVRVDGVLATCEPAEELAMAQRYFLF
- a CDS encoding urease subunit beta, with the protein product MIPGEYVLGPDPVVINAGRPTVQVDVVNRGDRPVQVGSHFHFAEVNPQLEFDRDTAHGFRLDIPAGTAVRFEPGDRKRVRLVGLAGRREVHGLANRVNGPLDPPAGASTAPAPEGEQA